One window of Dehalococcoidia bacterium genomic DNA carries:
- a CDS encoding DUF951 domain-containing protein, translated as MKMEINVGDVVRLKKKHPCGSDQWQVVRVGADIGVRCQKCHRRVLLARGVFERRVRAVLPEGGGAAHQDTPGVRYVSN; from the coding sequence CTGAAGATGGAGATAAATGTTGGCGATGTGGTGCGCCTGAAGAAGAAGCACCCCTGCGGCAGCGACCAGTGGCAGGTGGTCAGGGTGGGTGCTGATATCGGGGTCAGGTGTCAGAAGTGCCACCGACGCGTGCTTCTGGCGCGGGGCGTTTTCGAGCGCCGGGTGAGGGCTGTGCTACCGGAAGGCGGGGGTGCGGCTCATCAAGATACACCGGGGGTTCGATATGTCTCGAATTAA
- a CDS encoding thioesterase family protein: MSRIKIDLPELFDFDTEVRVSINDINAGGHLGNHSLVAILNEAHLRFLEAKGFPEPVIDGLAFINSDLAIVYRSQAFHRDVLRIEVAVANFHKYGCDIVYRVTNNQTGKQVAVAKTGMLFFDYQRNKIAEVPARFKSVFESS, translated from the coding sequence ATGTCTCGAATTAAAATAGACTTGCCGGAGCTGTTTGATTTCGATACTGAGGTACGGGTGAGTATAAACGACATCAACGCCGGTGGACATCTGGGGAACCACTCTTTAGTCGCAATATTGAATGAAGCTCACCTGAGGTTTTTAGAGGCCAAGGGTTTTCCCGAGCCGGTGATCGACGGCCTCGCTTTCATCAATTCCGATCTGGCCATCGTTTACCGGTCGCAGGCATTTCACCGCGATGTTCTGAGGATCGAGGTCGCCGTTGCCAATTTCCATAAGTATGGCTGCGATATAGTATACCGGGTTACCAACAATCAGACCGGGAAGCAGGTAGCTGTGGCCAAGACAGGGATGTTGTTTTTCGATTACCAGAGGAATAAGATCGCCGAGGTTCCCGCAAGATTCAAGTCGGTCTTTGAGTCCAGTTAG
- a CDS encoding cysteine synthase family protein, whose protein sequence is MEDTGYSVLDAIGNTPLVRIKNVYAKLESVNPSGSIKDRVALEIIEAAERSGELKRGYTIVEASSGNTGISLSMVAMAKGYRMVVVMPENMSEERKQMMLAFGAELVLTSRSGSLREAIERAEEIATKTRHFIARQFSNPNNIKAQEKTGEEILQQIGPVDAIVAGVGTGGTLMGLSNVIRRENPDVKVIAVEPEEASVMFGGSDVRIEEHQIQGIGDGFIPKIVDMSRVDNVYTVGSKEAVDMARSLCHKHGLMVGISSGANMLVALRVAKKYDKVVTVLPDRGERYLSMDLFKY, encoded by the coding sequence ATGGAAGACACAGGGTACAGTGTGCTGGACGCTATCGGGAATACGCCTCTGGTCAGGATAAAGAATGTATATGCCAAGCTGGAGAGCGTCAATCCAAGCGGTAGCATTAAGGACCGCGTCGCGCTGGAGATAATCGAGGCGGCCGAGAGGTCGGGGGAGCTGAAGCGGGGCTACACCATCGTCGAGGCCTCAAGCGGCAACACCGGCATCTCGCTATCCATGGTGGCCATGGCAAAGGGTTATCGCATGGTGGTGGTCATGCCGGAGAATATGAGCGAGGAGCGCAAGCAGATGATGCTGGCATTTGGCGCCGAGCTGGTGCTCACCTCCAGGAGCGGCAGCCTGAGGGAGGCTATCGAGCGGGCGGAGGAGATCGCCACGAAGACGAGGCACTTCATAGCCCGGCAGTTCAGCAACCCGAACAATATAAAAGCGCAGGAGAAGACCGGTGAGGAGATACTGCAGCAGATCGGGCCGGTGGACGCCATCGTAGCCGGAGTCGGCACCGGCGGCACGCTCATGGGCTTATCCAACGTCATAAGGAGAGAAAACCCGGATGTCAAGGTCATTGCCGTGGAGCCTGAGGAGGCGTCCGTCATGTTCGGCGGTAGCGACGTCCGTATCGAGGAGCACCAGATTCAGGGCATAGGCGATGGCTTCATCCCCAAGATCGTCGACATGAGCAGGGTGGATAACGTCTACACCGTAGGCAGCAAGGAGGCGGTGGACATGGCCCGCAGTTTGTGCCACAAGCACGGGCTCATGGTGGGCATAAGCTCCGGCGCCAATATGCTGGTGGCGCTGAGGGTAGCGAAGAAATACGACAAGGTCGTTACCGTCCTGCCGGACAGGGGCGAGCGCTACCTGAGCATGGACCTGTTCAAGTATTAG
- a CDS encoding nitroreductase family protein, translating into MEVMEAIKSRRSVRKYTTDPISDSDIEIVLDAARWAPSWANKQCVRWIVVKDPDTKSRLADTLSSTNPARDAVRTVPVVLVACAETGRAGFKRGEVVTDKGDYWYMFDVASASQSLMLAAVELGLATVHVGLFDAKKAEEILGVPEGVRVVELIPLGHPAEQPEGPGRKELGEIVFHERWGQG; encoded by the coding sequence ATGGAAGTTATGGAAGCAATAAAGAGCCGCCGCAGCGTACGCAAGTATACGACAGACCCAATAAGCGACAGTGATATCGAGATAGTGCTGGATGCCGCCCGCTGGGCGCCTTCGTGGGCCAACAAACAGTGCGTCAGGTGGATAGTGGTCAAGGACCCCGACACCAAATCCAGGCTTGCCGACACCCTGTCCTCCACCAACCCCGCCAGGGATGCGGTGCGGACCGTCCCCGTGGTGCTCGTCGCCTGCGCCGAGACCGGCAGGGCCGGCTTTAAGCGGGGCGAGGTGGTAACCGACAAGGGCGACTACTGGTATATGTTCGATGTCGCCTCCGCCTCCCAGAGCCTCATGCTCGCCGCGGTAGAGCTGGGACTCGCTACCGTCCACGTCGGCCTGTTCGACGCCAAAAAGGCCGAGGAGATACTTGGCGTGCCCGAAGGGGTAAGGGTCGTGGAGCTCATCCCCCTGGGCCACCCCGCCGAGCAGCCCGAAGGCCCCGGCCGCAAGGAGCTAGGGGAGATAGTCTTCCACGAGAGGTGGGGGCAGGGGTGA
- a CDS encoding SBBP repeat-containing protein, with protein MKKAITFSVALLLLLGAALAPEMDGAESAGLAQAAEVPAQADAVAEDGVELALLNLPLYFIENQGQLDQRVAYYVQGQDMSLYFTARGVTFAMSGPGEEADSQEHYAIKLEFVGADPDVQPVGKDRTEAVISYFKGSPEEWKTGLPAYAGVAYPDLWPGIDLVYSGDTSLLKYTFMVQPGADPGQIRLAYDGASALTLNEGGQLEVSTPVGGFIDDRPVAYQDVGGERLPVDSSYALDEEAHSYGFEVGSYDPGELLVIDPVVLVYCGYIGGLGVDVGNGIAVDGSGCAYVTGYTNSDEATFPVTVGPDTSHNLDLDAFVAKVNASGTGLDYCGYIGGSADDWGRGIAVDGSDCAYVTGRTYSDEATFPVKVGPDLTYNGSSDVFVAKVSANGTGLDYCGYIGGSAVEWGGGIAVDGSDCAYVTGSTSSNQTTFPVKVGPDLSYSGGTYDAFVAKVSANGTMLDHCGYIGGADEDESRGIAVDGSGCAYVTGYTSSNQSTFPVLGGPDLDFNGNNDAFVARVSANGTGLVYCGYIGGNESDYGYGIAVDVSGCAYVVGRTYSDEATFPVAGGPDLSFNGGGSDAFVAKVNAGGAGLGYCGYIGGSQEDECYGIAVDGSGCAYVTGWTESNETTEGFPVAVGPDTSYSGGYGDAFVSKVKAGGTGLDYCGYIGGSQEDLGYGIAVDGSGCAYVAGYTDSDETTEEFPVTVGPDLEYNKFSYDAFVAKVCETEPIVPVGGVIKPVDRLQVLAPWLGLAAFIILAMSVIVITQRKRST; from the coding sequence ATGAAAAAGGCAATCACTTTTAGCGTGGCACTCTTACTTCTGCTGGGCGCGGCGCTGGCGCCGGAAATGGACGGCGCCGAGTCAGCGGGGCTGGCCCAGGCCGCAGAAGTGCCAGCACAGGCCGATGCGGTGGCGGAAGACGGCGTCGAATTAGCGCTTTTGAATCTCCCCCTCTATTTCATCGAGAACCAGGGGCAGCTGGACCAGCGCGTGGCCTACTACGTCCAGGGCCAAGACATGAGCCTCTACTTCACCGCCCGGGGCGTGACCTTCGCGATGAGCGGTCCCGGTGAGGAGGCCGACTCCCAGGAGCACTATGCCATTAAGCTCGAGTTTGTGGGCGCGGACCCCGACGTCCAGCCCGTCGGTAAGGACCGGACCGAGGCCGTCATCAGCTACTTCAAGGGCTCCCCGGAGGAATGGAAGACGGGGCTGCCCGCCTACGCCGGCGTGGCCTACCCCGACCTGTGGCCCGGGATTGACCTGGTCTACAGCGGCGACACCAGCCTGTTGAAATACACCTTTATGGTGCAACCGGGGGCCGACCCGGGACAGATAAGGCTGGCCTACGACGGCGCCAGCGCATTGACCCTCAATGAGGGTGGGCAATTGGAGGTGAGCACGCCGGTGGGCGGTTTTATCGATGACCGGCCGGTGGCCTACCAGGATGTCGGGGGGGAGCGACTGCCGGTGGATTCGAGCTACGCGCTGGACGAGGAGGCCCACAGCTACGGCTTCGAGGTGGGGAGCTATGACCCGGGTGAGCTCTTGGTAATCGACCCCGTGGTGCTGGTCTACTGCGGCTACATCGGCGGCTTAGGCGTTGACGTGGGCAACGGCATCGCCGTGGACGGCTCGGGCTGCGCCTATGTCACGGGCTACACCAATTCCGACGAGGCCACCTTCCCCGTTACCGTGGGGCCAGACACGAGCCACAACCTCGACTTGGATGCCTTCGTGGCCAAGGTCAATGCCAGCGGCACCGGGCTGGACTACTGCGGCTACATCGGCGGCTCCGCCGATGACTGGGGCCGTGGCATCGCCGTGGACGGCTCGGACTGCGCCTACGTCACCGGCCGAACCTATTCCGACGAGGCCACCTTCCCCGTGAAAGTGGGGCCGGACCTGACCTATAACGGCAGCAGCGACGTCTTCGTGGCCAAGGTAAGCGCCAACGGCACCGGGCTGGACTACTGCGGCTACATCGGCGGCTCCGCCGTTGAATGGGGCGGTGGCATCGCCGTGGACGGCTCGGACTGCGCCTACGTCACCGGCTCCACCAGCTCTAACCAGACTACCTTCCCCGTGAAAGTGGGGCCGGACCTGAGCTACAGCGGCGGCACCTACGACGCCTTCGTGGCCAAGGTCAGCGCCAACGGCACCATGCTGGACCACTGCGGGTATATCGGCGGCGCAGATGAAGACGAGAGCCGTGGCATCGCCGTGGACGGCTCGGGCTGCGCCTACGTCACCGGATACACCAGCTCCAACCAGAGCACCTTCCCAGTATTAGGGGGGCCGGACCTGGACTTTAACGGCAACAACGACGCCTTTGTGGCCAGGGTCAGCGCCAACGGCACCGGGCTGGTCTACTGCGGCTACATCGGCGGCAACGAGTCTGACTATGGCTACGGCATCGCCGTGGACGTCTCGGGCTGCGCCTACGTCGTCGGCCGAACCTATTCTGACGAGGCCACCTTCCCTGTGGCCGGGGGGCCGGACCTTAGCTTCAACGGCGGCGGCAGCGACGCTTTCGTGGCCAAGGTCAATGCAGGCGGCGCCGGGCTGGGTTACTGCGGCTACATCGGCGGCTCCCAGGAGGACGAATGCTACGGCATCGCCGTGGACGGCTCAGGCTGCGCCTACGTCACCGGCTGGACCGAGTCCAACGAGACCACCGAAGGTTTCCCCGTGGCCGTGGGGCCAGACACTAGCTACAGCGGCGGCTACGGCGACGCCTTCGTCTCTAAGGTCAAGGCCGGCGGCACCGGGCTGGACTACTGCGGCTACATCGGCGGCTCCCAGGAGGACTTAGGCTATGGCATCGCCGTGGACGGCTCCGGCTGCGCCTACGTCGCCGGTTACACCGATTCCGACGAAACCACCGAAGAATTCCCCGTGACCGTGGGGCCGGACCTGGAATACAACAAGTTCAGCTACGACGCCTTCGTGGCCAAGGTCTGCGAGACCGAGCCAATAGTGCCCGTTGGCGGTGTCATCAAGCCGGTGGACCGGCTGCAGGTACTGGCGCCGTGGCTGGGGCTTGCGGCGTTTATCATCCTGGCTATGTCAGTCATAGTTATAACACAGAGGAAGCGGTCAACGTAG
- a CDS encoding SBBP repeat-containing protein — protein MKKAITFTVALFLVLGAALVPEMDGAGSAGLAQAAEVPAQADAAAGDAVGAALLSLPLYFIENQGQLDQRVAYYVQGQDMGLYFTARGVTFAMSGPGEEDDSQEHYAIKLEFVGADPDVQPVGKDRTEAVFSYFTGSPEEWKTGLPTYAGVLYPDLWPGIDLVYTGDASRLKYTFLVRPGADPGQIRLAYDGASAVTLNEGGQLEVSTPVGGFQDDRPVAYQVVGGKRVPVESSYALDEEAHSYGFDVGSYDPSELLVIDPAVLVYCGYIGGSDSDAGHGIAVDGSGCAYVTGFTESDQTTFPVAVGPDTTYNGSTDAFVAKVKADGSGLDYCGYIGGSDSDRGNGIAVDGDGCAYVTGYTSSNVTEGFPVAVGPDLTHNDARDAFVAKVSANGTVLDYCGYIGGFDDDYGLGIAVDGSGCAYVTGYTYSTQATFPDTVGPDLTYNGGFDAFVAKVKANPNSTTPENNYDYCGYIGGSDWDYGCGIAVDGDGYAYITGETLSDETEGFPVAVGPDLTFNGVSTDAFVAKVNTGGTGLDYCGYIGGSEYDRGSGIAVDGSGNAYVAGYTNSTQASFPVAVGPDTSHNGLYDAFVAKVKVEPDDPTPENNFDYCGYIGGSDWDYGFGIAVDGDGCAYVTGYTSSNVTEGFPVAVGPDLTHNDDRDAFVAKVNAGGTGLDYCGYIGGFSDDYGNGIAVDGSGCAYVTGGTSSDEATFPDTVGPDLTYNGGFDAFVAKVCETEPIMPVGGLVEPVDRLQLLAPWLGLAAFIVLSMSVIVITQRKRAT, from the coding sequence ATGAAAAAGGCAATCACTTTTACCGTGGCACTCTTCCTGGTGCTGGGCGCGGCGCTGGTGCCGGAAATGGACGGCGCCGGGTCAGCGGGGCTGGCCCAGGCCGCAGAAGTGCCAGCACAGGCCGATGCGGCGGCGGGAGACGCCGTCGGGGCAGCGCTTTTGAGTCTCCCACTCTATTTCATCGAGAACCAGGGGCAGCTGGACCAGCGCGTGGCCTACTACGTCCAGGGCCAAGACATGGGCCTCTACTTCACCGCCCGGGGTGTCACCTTCGCGATGAGCGGTCCCGGGGAGGAGGACGACTCCCAAGAGCACTATGCCATTAAGCTTGAGTTTGTGGGCGCAGACCCCGACGTCCAGCCCGTCGGAAAGGACCGGACCGAGGCCGTTTTCAGCTACTTCACGGGCTCCCCGGAGGAATGGAAGACGGGGCTTCCCACCTACGCCGGCGTTCTCTACCCTGACCTGTGGCCCGGGATTGACCTGGTCTACACTGGCGACGCCAGCCGGTTGAAGTACACTTTCCTTGTGCGGCCGGGGGCCGACCCGGGCCAGATAAGGCTGGCCTACGACGGCGCGAGCGCGGTGACCCTCAATGAAGGCGGGCAGCTTGAGGTGAGCACTCCTGTGGGCGGCTTCCAGGATGACCGGCCGGTGGCCTACCAGGTTGTCGGCGGGAAGCGAGTGCCGGTGGAGTCGAGCTACGCGCTGGACGAGGAGGCCCACAGCTACGGCTTTGATGTGGGGAGCTATGACCCAAGCGAGCTGTTGGTAATCGACCCCGCGGTGCTGGTCTACTGCGGCTACATCGGCGGCTCCGACTCTGACGCAGGCCACGGCATCGCCGTGGACGGCTCGGGCTGCGCCTACGTTACCGGATTCACCGAATCTGACCAAACCACCTTCCCCGTGGCCGTGGGGCCGGACACGACCTACAACGGCAGCACTGACGCCTTCGTGGCCAAGGTCAAGGCAGACGGCAGCGGGCTGGACTACTGCGGCTACATCGGCGGCTCCGACTCTGATAGGGGCAACGGCATCGCCGTGGACGGTGACGGCTGCGCCTACGTCACCGGCTACACCAGCTCCAACGTGACCGAGGGCTTCCCCGTAGCCGTGGGGCCGGACCTGACCCACAACGACGCCCGCGACGCCTTCGTGGCCAAGGTCAGTGCCAACGGCACCGTGCTGGACTACTGCGGCTACATCGGCGGCTTCGACGATGACTACGGCCTCGGCATCGCCGTGGACGGCTCGGGCTGCGCCTACGTCACCGGCTACACCTACTCCACCCAGGCCACCTTCCCCGATACCGTGGGGCCGGACCTGACCTACAACGGCGGCTTCGACGCCTTCGTGGCCAAGGTCAAGGCGAATCCTAATAGCACAACTCCTGAGAACAACTACGACTACTGCGGCTACATCGGCGGCTCCGACTGGGACTACGGCTGTGGCATCGCCGTGGACGGTGACGGCTACGCATATATTACCGGCGAAACCCTCTCCGACGAAACCGAGGGCTTCCCCGTTGCCGTGGGGCCGGACCTGACCTTCAACGGCGTCAGCACCGACGCCTTCGTGGCCAAGGTCAATACCGGCGGCACAGGGCTGGACTACTGCGGCTACATCGGCGGCTCCGAATACGACAGGGGCTCAGGCATCGCCGTGGACGGCTCGGGCAACGCCTATGTTGCCGGATACACCAACTCCACCCAGGCCAGCTTCCCCGTTGCCGTGGGGCCGGACACTAGCCACAACGGCCTCTACGACGCCTTCGTGGCCAAGGTCAAGGTGGAGCCTGATGACCCAACTCCTGAGAACAACTTTGACTACTGCGGCTACATCGGCGGCTCCGACTGGGACTACGGCTTCGGCATCGCCGTGGACGGTGACGGCTGCGCCTACGTCACCGGCTACACCAGCTCCAACGTGACCGAGGGCTTCCCCGTAGCCGTGGGGCCGGACCTGACCCACAACGACGACCGCGACGCCTTCGTGGCCAAGGTCAATGCCGGCGGCACAGGGCTGGACTACTGCGGCTACATCGGCGGCTTCAGCGATGACTACGGCAACGGCATCGCCGTGGACGGCTCGGGCTGCGCCTACGTCACCGGCGGGACCAGCTCCGACGAGGCCACCTTCCCCGATACCGTGGGGCCGGACCTGACCTACAACGGCGGCTTCGACGCCTTCGTAGCTAAGGTCTGCGAGACCGAGCCAATAATGCCCGTTGGCGGACTTGTAGAGCCGGTTGACCGGCTGCAGCTACTGGCGCCATGGCTGGGGCTGGCAGCGTTTATCGTCCTGTCTATGTCAGTCATAGTGATAACGCAGAGGAAGCGAGCGACGTAG
- a CDS encoding bifunctional nuclease family protein has translation MIEMTIDSIRMSLMNYQRVVILKEKDGERYLPIWIGPAEADSIAIKLQDVQVPRPMTHDLLCSAIQALGARVNSIVVNELRNDTFYARIFIVVDGRDLEIDSRPSDAIALAVRVEVPIYAEESVLEKAGILLPADGKQGDLSDDELNKLSPFKDFVDTLNLDDLGKS, from the coding sequence ATGATCGAGATGACCATCGATAGCATTCGAATGAGCCTGATGAACTATCAGCGTGTGGTGATCCTCAAGGAAAAGGACGGGGAGCGTTACCTTCCTATCTGGATAGGTCCAGCGGAGGCGGACTCCATAGCGATAAAATTGCAGGACGTTCAGGTGCCCCGACCGATGACCCATGATCTGTTGTGCTCCGCGATCCAGGCTCTAGGGGCTAGGGTCAACTCGATCGTTGTAAACGAGCTTCGTAACGATACCTTCTATGCCCGGATCTTCATCGTGGTTGATGGAAGGGATCTGGAGATCGATTCCCGTCCCAGCGATGCCATCGCCCTTGCGGTAAGGGTGGAGGTGCCGATTTATGCCGAAGAGTCAGTGCTGGAGAAAGCGGGGATACTTCTCCCCGCTGACGGTAAACAGGGCGATCTCAGCGATGATGAGCTAAATAAGCTTTCCCCCTTCAAGGACTTCGTAGATACACTGAACCTGGATGATCTGGGGAAATCGTAG